Genomic window (Syntrophorhabdales bacterium):
CGGCATCGACATCTGCTACCCCGCGGAAAACAAGCATCTTTACGCAGAGATCGAGGCTAAAGGGCTTCTTCTCACCGAGTATGCGCTGGGAGAGGCACCCCTGCCGCGCAATTTTCCTGCTAGAAACCGCATCATTGCGGGCCTGTCGAAGGGCGTGCTGGTCATCGAGGCAACCTCAAGAAGCGGTTCGCTCATCACGGCGAGGCTTGCCCTTGAGTACAATCGTGAGGTGCTCGCGGTGCCGGGCAGGGTCTTCGACGAGGAGTATAAAGGCGCCAACAGCCTTATCAAGCAGGGGGCCAAGCTTGTGGAAGGCATGGAAGATATCATCACGTCATGCTTCCCCGGTCTTTCATTGGAAAAGGATCATCGACTTGAGATGGACGAGGATGAAGATTATATTTATGGCCTGATGGGTCTTAACAGGATTCACGTGGATGAGCTTGCAGAAAAGAGCGGCAGGGAGATGAAGCATCTTTTGCCTCTGCTGACGAGACTCGAGATGAAGGACCTCATCCGGCCCCTGCCGGGAGGTTTCTACCTAAGGAAGGTGTGAAGGGCGTATGGCAAAGTCATCAGCAAAATCGTTATTGATAGTTGAATCACCGACAAAGGTGAAGACACTTTCGAAGTTCCTGGGTAAGGAATTTACGATCAAGGCTACCTACGGCCACATCAAGGACCTGCCCAAGAGCAAAATGGGTGTGGACGTGGACGACAGCTTCAAGCCACACTTCGGGCTGATTAAGGGCAAATCGAAAGTCGTCGACACCCTCAAAAAAGCAAGCGCGGAAGCGGACAGAATCTACATCGGCTCAGACCCCGACCGGGAAGGGGAGGCGATCGCCTTTCACGTAGCAGAGGTGGTGGGCAAGAAGAAGCCGGTAAAGAGAGTCCTCTTCAATGAGATCACAAAAAAGGCAGTGGTCGAAGCCATAAAATCTCCGCAGGATCTGGACGAATCGAAGTACGAAGCACAAAAGACGCGGCGTATTCTTGACCGGCTGGTG
Coding sequences:
- the dprA gene encoding DNA-processing protein DprA, encoding MDEIVATLGLARMPGIPYIRKKELIEGAERVASLFEGKATIDDPKLTERCRSFKGLGKIENELTKLDKLGVRTVTLRDALYPLQLKSIPDPPLVLYLKGRLPIQDQTIAIVGSRKATYEGINLAERIAETLSSLGVTVVSGFARGVDSSAHRGALKGKGGTVAVFGCGIDICYPAENKHLYAEIEAKGLLLTEYALGEAPLPRNFPARNRIIAGLSKGVLVIEATSRSGSLITARLALEYNREVLAVPGRVFDEEYKGANSLIKQGAKLVEGMEDIITSCFPGLSLEKDHRLEMDEDEDYIYGLMGLNRIHVDELAEKSGREMKHLLPLLTRLEMKDLIRPLPGGFYLRKV